A stretch of Lathyrus oleraceus cultivar Zhongwan6 chromosome 6, CAAS_Psat_ZW6_1.0, whole genome shotgun sequence DNA encodes these proteins:
- the LOC127097464 gene encoding uncharacterized protein LOC127097464 isoform X4, producing the protein MVLGIRTKSRKTVSNSIQVHYIIHVYEIKPWPPSQSLRSLQSLLLQWQNGDRNSGSLPSSTVGDGKIEFNEPFKLSVSMLKKEKKRESFKKNHLEFQLYDRTVKSQLIGSATLNFADFGIIEETKAICFQLNCKKSFKSSVQPLMYVSIQPFDVECSSSSPSSSLSKELSMEKEERESVSQSINDDDDNDNDDLEIASFTDDETDDIASNNLQTIRSASKDTRGSGEIGEGGSKGANGEGILPSEIITSSLHVNTKAGSPSHINDIKSPSSSPVLGTGVGNVENGSPSSPKISKRSVKVADASSEKQERIQQSPSSSPVLRSGIGNVENDRPSLPEISKRSVKVADASSEIQERIQQSPSSSPVLRSGIGNVESGRPSLPEISKRSVKVADASSEIQERIQQSPSSSPVLRSGIGNVESGRPSLQEISKRSVKVADASSEIQERIQQSPSSSLVLHPGIGNVENGRPSLPEISKRSVKVADASSEIQERIQPSPSSSPVLHPGIGNVENGRPSLPEISMRSVKVADASSEIQERIQPYPSSSPGLRLGIGNVENGRPSSPKISKRSVKVADASSEIQERIQQSRWQDISVDRFKAISPSSNISSSIRPHFETSSQSQVLPEDSVSHGDNTENRLCKEHVPKKVGSVRNTGVMEDKLKKDKGRKGREQFTTSNGNFTNVLDNNFSDDESTRTEKLNSDSLLLSKKSHEQPTIFLTNEKSEDMRSKMFPLQTTESYGQFMRSQNLDQEEKINTSNGVHVDAACHKDVNVNVSSFIDNSELKAEVERLREELREAAALEASMYSVIAEHGSSNKVHAPARRLSRFYFHARRVGSPAKIASAAQSVVSGFVLVSKACGNDVPRLTFWFSNLLLLRAIVSKGVENKDLGNGPCLNGECYVNGSTSHDKERENTEEQFHGWLEPETFLVALEKVEAWMFSRIIESVWWQTLTPYMQSAAAKSSSSRKTYAKRYTIGDQDQGNFSIDLWKRAFKDACERLCPLRGGGLECGCLHLISRMVMEQLVNRLDVAMFNAILRESADEMPTDPISDPISDSKVLPIASGKSGFGAGAQLKNAVGDWSRWLSDLFGIDDCDSLEDNNENDFIKYEYSFKPFPLLNTLSDLMMLPFEMLADRSMRKEVCPRLGISLIRQVIDNFVPDEFTPGPVPNAVIETLNNEDIADDEGSITSFPCSAGSTSYAPPPASSVVSMLKEVGTPSLKSASFMLKKLYTSDDELDELDSPLSALGMDDSKKMFAVVKEGRKVVRYELLKEVWKSSE; encoded by the exons ATGGTTTTGGGAATAAGAACAAAGAGTAGAAAAACTGTATCAAATTCAATCCAAGTTCATTACATTATCCATGTTTATGAGATCAAACCATGGCCACCTTCACAATCACTCAGGTCTCTTCAATCTCTGCTTTTGCAATGGCAAAACGGTGACCGAAACTCCGGCTCTCTACCCTCCTCCACTGTTGGCGATGGGAAAATCGAGTTTAATGAACCTTTCAAGCTTTCCGTATCTATGTTGAAGAAGGAAAAGAAACGCGAGAGTTTTAAGAAAAATCATTTGGAGTTTCAGTTGTATGATAGGACAGTGAAGAGCCAGCTTATAGGATCAGCCACCTTGAACTTTGCGGATTTTGGAATTATTGAGGAAACTAAAGCCATTTGTTTTCAGTTGAATTGTAAGAAGAGTTTCAAGAGCTCGGTGCAACCGTTGATGTATGTTAGTATTCAGCCGTTTGATGTAGAGTGTTCCAGCTCTTCACCTAGCAGCAGCTTGTCCAAAGAATTGTCAATGGAGAAGGAAGAGAGGGAATCTGTATCACAgtcaattaatgatgatgatgacaACGACAATGATGATCTTGAAATTGCCTCTTTTACTGATGATGAAACGGATGACATTGCTTCAAATAATTTGCAAACTATCAGATCGGCTTCCAAGGATACCAGAG GCAGTGGCGAAATTGGTGAAGGAGGATCAAAGGGAGCTAATGGAGAAGGTATTCTACCCTCAGAAATTATTACTTCTAGCTTACATGTAAACACAAAGGCGGGATCACCCTCACATATCAATGACATCAAATCTCCCTCTTCGTCTCCGGTTCTAGGCACGGGTGTCGGAAATGTTGAAAATGGTAGCCCTTCTTCACCTAAAATTTCTAAGAGAAGTGTCAAGGTTGCTGATGCAAGTTCTGAAAAACAAGAAAGGATTCAACAATCTCCCTCTTCATCTCCGGTTCTTCGCTCGGGTATCGGAAATGTTGAAAATGATAGGCCTTCTTTACCAGAAATTTCTAAGAGAAGTGTCAAGGTTGCTGATGCAAGTTCTGAAATTCAAGAAAGGATTCAACAATCTCCCTCTTCGTCTCCGGTTCTTCGCTCGGGTATCGGAAATGTTGAAAGTGGTAGGCCTTCTTTACCAGAAATTTCTAAGAGAAGTGTCAAGGTTGCTGATGCAAGTTCTGAAATTCAAGAAAGGATTCAACAATCTCCCTCTTCGTCTCCGGTTCTTCGCTCGGGTATCGGAAATGTTGAAAGTGGTAGGCCTTCTTTACAAGAAATTTCTAAGAGAAGTGTCAAG GTTGCTGATGCAAGTTCTGAAATTCAAGAAAGGATTCAACAATCTCCCTCTTCGTCTCTGGTTCTACACCCGGGCATCGGAAATGTTGAAAATGGTAGGCCTTCTTTACCAGAAATTTCTAAGAGAAGTGTCAAGGTTGCTGATGCAAGTTCTGAAATTCAAGAAAGGATTCAACCATCTCCCTCTTCGTCTCCGGTTCTACACCCGGGCATCGGAAATGTTGAAAATGGTAGGCCTTCTTTACCAGAAATTTCTATGAGAAGTGTCAAGGTTGCTGATGCAAGTTCTGAAATTCAAGAAAGGATTCAACCATATCCCTCTTCGTCTCCGGGTCTACGCCTGGGTATTGGAAATGTTGAAAATGGTAGGCCTTCTTCACCTAAAATTTCTAAGAGAAGTGTCAAGGTTGCTGATGCAAGTTCTGAAATTCAAGAAAGGATTCAACAATCCCGTTGGCAAGATATTTCTGTTGATAGGTTCAAAGCCATATCTCCATCTTCAAACATTTCATCTAGTATCAGACCACACTTTGAAACATCTTCCCAATCTCAAGTGCTTCCAGAGGATAGTGTAAGCCACGGCGATAACACAGAAAACAGGCTATGTAAAGAACATGTTCCCAAGAAGGTTGGCAGTGTTAGAAACACTGGTGTGATGGAGGACAAATTGAAAAAGGACAAGGGAAGAAAAGGACGAGAACAGTTTACTACGAGTAATGGAAATTTCACAAATGTGCTTGACAATAATTTTTCAGATGATGAATCTACAAGAACAGAAAAATTAAATAGTGATTCTCTTCTGCTAAGTAAAAAATCACATGAACAACCAACAATTTTTTTGACAAATGAGAAATCAGAGGATATGAGAAGTAAAATGTTTCCTTTACAAACTACTGAGAGCTATGGGCAGTTCATGAGGAGTCAGAACCTAGATCAGGAAGAGAAAATAAATACTTCTAATGGTGTTCATGTTGATGCTGCTTGTCATAAAGATGTTAATGTGAATGTTAGTTCTTTTATTGATAATTCTGAATTGAAGGCTGAAGTTGAACGGCTTCGTGAAGAGCTGAGAGAAGCTGCTGCTCTTGAAGCTTCAATGTACTCAGTTATTGCTGAACATGGCTCATCAAACAAGGTTCATGCACCTGCTCGGCGCTTGTCTAGATTCTATTTCCATGCTCGCAGAGTTGGCTCCCCTGCTAAAATAGCTAGTGCAGCCCAGAGCGTTGTCTCTGGATTTGTTTTGGTTTCTAAAGCATGTGGAAATGATGTTCCAAG GTTGACATTCTGGTTCTCAAACCTACTATTGCTAAGAGCAATTGTGAGCAAAGGAGTTGAAAATAAAGACCTTGGTAATGGTCCGTGTCTCAATGGTGAATGTTATGTAAATGGTTCCACATCTCATGACAAAGAAAGAGAAAATACAGAAGAACAATTTCATGGCTGGCTGGAGCCAGAGACATTTTTAGTTGCATTGGAAAAGGTTGAAGCATGGATGTTCTCTCGAATTATTGAGTCAGTGTGGTGGCAG ACTCTGACTCCATACATGCAGTCTGCAGCAGCTAAGAGCTCTAGCTCTAGGAAAACCTATGCTAAGAGATATACTATTGGTGATCAAGATCAAGGAAACTTTTCTATTGATTTATGGAAAAGAGCTTTCAAGGATGCGTGTGAAAGGCTTTGTCCTCTTCGAGGTGGAGGGCTTGAGTGTGGCTGCTTGCATTTGATATCTAGAATG GTGATGGAACAATTGGTTAATAGACTTGATGTGGCGATGTTCAATGCTATTCTTCGGGAATCAGCCGATGAAATGCCCACCGATCCTATATCTGACCCTATTAGTGATTCTAAGGTTCTTCCTATTGCATCTGGAAAATCAGGTTTTGGCGCTGGTGCGCAACTAAAGAATGCT GTTGGTGACTGGTCAAGATGGCTTTCAGATTTGTTTGGCATTGATGATTGTGACTCTCTTGAAGATAACAATGAAAATGATTTCATAAAATATGAATATTCCTTCAAACCTTTCCCTCTCCTGAACACGTTGAGTGATCTAATGATGCTTCCTTTCGAAATGCTTGCGGACAGATCAATGAGAAAAGAG GTATGTCCTAGATTAGGCATATCATTGATAAGACAGGTCATCGACAATTTTGTCCCCGATGAGTTCACCCCTGGACCTGTCCCGAATGCTGTTATCGAGACCTTGAACAATGAG GATATTGCAGATGATGAAGGGTCCATCACAAGCTTTCCATGCAGTGCTGGTTCCACATCCTACGCACCTCCCCCAGCTTCTTCAGTTGTGAGCATGCTAAAAGAAGTGGGAACCCCTTCACTAAAAAGTGCATCATTTATGCTTAAAAAGTTATACACAAGTGACGATGAACTTGATGAATTAGATTCACCACTTTCTGCTCTTGGCATGGACGACTCTAAGAAAATGTTTGCAGTAGTAAAGGAAGGTCGTAAGGTTGTCCGATATGAGCTTTTGAAAGAAGTATGGAAGAGTAGTGAATGA
- the LOC127097464 gene encoding uncharacterized protein LOC127097464 isoform X6, whose product MVLGIRTKSRKTVSNSIQVHYIIHVYEIKPWPPSQSLRSLQSLLLQWQNGDRNSGSLPSSTVGDGKIEFNEPFKLSVSMLKKEKKRESFKKNHLEFQLYDRTVKSQLIGSATLNFADFGIIEETKAICFQLNCKKSFKSSVQPLMYVSIQPFDVECSSSSPSSSLSKELSMEKEERESVSQSINDDDDNDNDDLEIASFTDDETDDIASNNLQTIRSASKDTRGSGEIGEGGSKGANGEGILPSEIITSSLHVNTKAGSPSHINDIKSPSSSPVLGTGVGNVENGSPSSPKISKRSVKVADASSEKQERIQQSPSSSPVLRSGIGNVENDRPSLPEISKRSVKVADASSEIQERIQQSPSSSPVLRSGIGNVESGRPSLPEISKRSVKVADASSEIQERIQQSPSSSLVLHPGIGNVENGRPSLPEISKRSVKVADASSEIQERIQPSPSSSPVLHPGIGNVENGRPSLPEISMRSVKVADASSEIQERIQPYPSSSPGLRLGIGNVENGRPSSPKISKRSVKVADASSEIQERIQQSRWQDISVDRFKAISPSSNISSSIRPHFETSSQSQVLPEDSVSHGDNTENRLCKEHVPKKVGSVRNTGVMEDKLKKDKGRKGREQFTTSNGNFTNVLDNNFSDDESTRTEKLNSDSLLLSKKSHEQPTIFLTNEKSEDMRSKMFPLQTTESYGQFMRSQNLDQEEKINTSNGVHVDAACHKDVNVNVSSFIDNSELKAEVERLREELREAAALEASMYSVIAEHGSSNKVHAPARRLSRFYFHARRVGSPAKIASAAQSVVSGFVLVSKACGNDVPRLTFWFSNLLLLRAIVSKGVENKDLGNGPCLNGECYVNGSTSHDKERENTEEQFHGWLEPETFLVALEKVEAWMFSRIIESVWWQTLTPYMQSAAAKSSSSRKTYAKRYTIGDQDQGNFSIDLWKRAFKDACERLCPLRGGGLECGCLHLISRMVMEQLVNRLDVAMFNAILRESADEMPTDPISDPISDSKVLPIASGKSGFGAGAQLKNAVGDWSRWLSDLFGIDDCDSLEDNNENDFIKYEYSFKPFPLLNTLSDLMMLPFEMLADRSMRKEVCPRLGISLIRQVIDNFVPDEFTPGPVPNAVIETLNNEDIADDEGSITSFPCSAGSTSYAPPPASSVVSMLKEVGTPSLKSASFMLKKLYTSDDELDELDSPLSALGMDDSKKMFAVVKEGRKVVRYELLKEVWKSSE is encoded by the exons ATGGTTTTGGGAATAAGAACAAAGAGTAGAAAAACTGTATCAAATTCAATCCAAGTTCATTACATTATCCATGTTTATGAGATCAAACCATGGCCACCTTCACAATCACTCAGGTCTCTTCAATCTCTGCTTTTGCAATGGCAAAACGGTGACCGAAACTCCGGCTCTCTACCCTCCTCCACTGTTGGCGATGGGAAAATCGAGTTTAATGAACCTTTCAAGCTTTCCGTATCTATGTTGAAGAAGGAAAAGAAACGCGAGAGTTTTAAGAAAAATCATTTGGAGTTTCAGTTGTATGATAGGACAGTGAAGAGCCAGCTTATAGGATCAGCCACCTTGAACTTTGCGGATTTTGGAATTATTGAGGAAACTAAAGCCATTTGTTTTCAGTTGAATTGTAAGAAGAGTTTCAAGAGCTCGGTGCAACCGTTGATGTATGTTAGTATTCAGCCGTTTGATGTAGAGTGTTCCAGCTCTTCACCTAGCAGCAGCTTGTCCAAAGAATTGTCAATGGAGAAGGAAGAGAGGGAATCTGTATCACAgtcaattaatgatgatgatgacaACGACAATGATGATCTTGAAATTGCCTCTTTTACTGATGATGAAACGGATGACATTGCTTCAAATAATTTGCAAACTATCAGATCGGCTTCCAAGGATACCAGAG GCAGTGGCGAAATTGGTGAAGGAGGATCAAAGGGAGCTAATGGAGAAGGTATTCTACCCTCAGAAATTATTACTTCTAGCTTACATGTAAACACAAAGGCGGGATCACCCTCACATATCAATGACATCAAATCTCCCTCTTCGTCTCCGGTTCTAGGCACGGGTGTCGGAAATGTTGAAAATGGTAGCCCTTCTTCACCTAAAATTTCTAAGAGAAGTGTCAAGGTTGCTGATGCAAGTTCTGAAAAACAAGAAAGGATTCAACAATCTCCCTCTTCATCTCCGGTTCTTCGCTCGGGTATCGGAAATGTTGAAAATGATAGGCCTTCTTTACCAGAAATTTCTAAGAGAAGTGTCAAGGTTGCTGATGCAAGTTCTGAAATTCAAGAAAGGATTCAACAATCTCCCTCTTCGTCTCCGGTTCTTCGCTCGGGTATCGGAAATGTTGAAAGTGGTAGGCCTTCTTTACCAGAAATTTCTAAGAGAAGTGTCAAG GTTGCTGATGCAAGTTCTGAAATTCAAGAAAGGATTCAACAATCTCCCTCTTCGTCTCTGGTTCTACACCCGGGCATCGGAAATGTTGAAAATGGTAGGCCTTCTTTACCAGAAATTTCTAAGAGAAGTGTCAAGGTTGCTGATGCAAGTTCTGAAATTCAAGAAAGGATTCAACCATCTCCCTCTTCGTCTCCGGTTCTACACCCGGGCATCGGAAATGTTGAAAATGGTAGGCCTTCTTTACCAGAAATTTCTATGAGAAGTGTCAAGGTTGCTGATGCAAGTTCTGAAATTCAAGAAAGGATTCAACCATATCCCTCTTCGTCTCCGGGTCTACGCCTGGGTATTGGAAATGTTGAAAATGGTAGGCCTTCTTCACCTAAAATTTCTAAGAGAAGTGTCAAGGTTGCTGATGCAAGTTCTGAAATTCAAGAAAGGATTCAACAATCCCGTTGGCAAGATATTTCTGTTGATAGGTTCAAAGCCATATCTCCATCTTCAAACATTTCATCTAGTATCAGACCACACTTTGAAACATCTTCCCAATCTCAAGTGCTTCCAGAGGATAGTGTAAGCCACGGCGATAACACAGAAAACAGGCTATGTAAAGAACATGTTCCCAAGAAGGTTGGCAGTGTTAGAAACACTGGTGTGATGGAGGACAAATTGAAAAAGGACAAGGGAAGAAAAGGACGAGAACAGTTTACTACGAGTAATGGAAATTTCACAAATGTGCTTGACAATAATTTTTCAGATGATGAATCTACAAGAACAGAAAAATTAAATAGTGATTCTCTTCTGCTAAGTAAAAAATCACATGAACAACCAACAATTTTTTTGACAAATGAGAAATCAGAGGATATGAGAAGTAAAATGTTTCCTTTACAAACTACTGAGAGCTATGGGCAGTTCATGAGGAGTCAGAACCTAGATCAGGAAGAGAAAATAAATACTTCTAATGGTGTTCATGTTGATGCTGCTTGTCATAAAGATGTTAATGTGAATGTTAGTTCTTTTATTGATAATTCTGAATTGAAGGCTGAAGTTGAACGGCTTCGTGAAGAGCTGAGAGAAGCTGCTGCTCTTGAAGCTTCAATGTACTCAGTTATTGCTGAACATGGCTCATCAAACAAGGTTCATGCACCTGCTCGGCGCTTGTCTAGATTCTATTTCCATGCTCGCAGAGTTGGCTCCCCTGCTAAAATAGCTAGTGCAGCCCAGAGCGTTGTCTCTGGATTTGTTTTGGTTTCTAAAGCATGTGGAAATGATGTTCCAAG GTTGACATTCTGGTTCTCAAACCTACTATTGCTAAGAGCAATTGTGAGCAAAGGAGTTGAAAATAAAGACCTTGGTAATGGTCCGTGTCTCAATGGTGAATGTTATGTAAATGGTTCCACATCTCATGACAAAGAAAGAGAAAATACAGAAGAACAATTTCATGGCTGGCTGGAGCCAGAGACATTTTTAGTTGCATTGGAAAAGGTTGAAGCATGGATGTTCTCTCGAATTATTGAGTCAGTGTGGTGGCAG ACTCTGACTCCATACATGCAGTCTGCAGCAGCTAAGAGCTCTAGCTCTAGGAAAACCTATGCTAAGAGATATACTATTGGTGATCAAGATCAAGGAAACTTTTCTATTGATTTATGGAAAAGAGCTTTCAAGGATGCGTGTGAAAGGCTTTGTCCTCTTCGAGGTGGAGGGCTTGAGTGTGGCTGCTTGCATTTGATATCTAGAATG GTGATGGAACAATTGGTTAATAGACTTGATGTGGCGATGTTCAATGCTATTCTTCGGGAATCAGCCGATGAAATGCCCACCGATCCTATATCTGACCCTATTAGTGATTCTAAGGTTCTTCCTATTGCATCTGGAAAATCAGGTTTTGGCGCTGGTGCGCAACTAAAGAATGCT GTTGGTGACTGGTCAAGATGGCTTTCAGATTTGTTTGGCATTGATGATTGTGACTCTCTTGAAGATAACAATGAAAATGATTTCATAAAATATGAATATTCCTTCAAACCTTTCCCTCTCCTGAACACGTTGAGTGATCTAATGATGCTTCCTTTCGAAATGCTTGCGGACAGATCAATGAGAAAAGAG GTATGTCCTAGATTAGGCATATCATTGATAAGACAGGTCATCGACAATTTTGTCCCCGATGAGTTCACCCCTGGACCTGTCCCGAATGCTGTTATCGAGACCTTGAACAATGAG GATATTGCAGATGATGAAGGGTCCATCACAAGCTTTCCATGCAGTGCTGGTTCCACATCCTACGCACCTCCCCCAGCTTCTTCAGTTGTGAGCATGCTAAAAGAAGTGGGAACCCCTTCACTAAAAAGTGCATCATTTATGCTTAAAAAGTTATACACAAGTGACGATGAACTTGATGAATTAGATTCACCACTTTCTGCTCTTGGCATGGACGACTCTAAGAAAATGTTTGCAGTAGTAAAGGAAGGTCGTAAGGTTGTCCGATATGAGCTTTTGAAAGAAGTATGGAAGAGTAGTGAATGA
- the LOC127097464 gene encoding uncharacterized protein LOC127097464 isoform X9 has product MVLGIRTKSRKTVSNSIQVHYIIHVYEIKPWPPSQSLRSLQSLLLQWQNGDRNSGSLPSSTVGDGKIEFNEPFKLSVSMLKKEKKRESFKKNHLEFQLYDRTVKSQLIGSATLNFADFGIIEETKAICFQLNCKKSFKSSVQPLMYVSIQPFDVECSSSSPSSSLSKELSMEKEERESVSQSINDDDDNDNDDLEIASFTDDETDDIASNNLQTIRSASKDTRGSGEIGEGGSKGANGEGILPSEIITSSLHVNTKAGSPSHINDIKSPSSSPVLGTGVGNVENGSPSSPKISKRSVKVADASSEKQERIQQSPSSSPVLRSGIGNVENDRPSLPEISKRSVKVADASSEIQERIQQSPSSSPVLRSGIGNVESGRPSLPEISKRSVKVADASSEIQERIQPSPSSSPVLHPGIGNVENGRPSLPEISMRSVKVADASSEIQERIQPYPSSSPGLRLGIGNVENGRPSSPKISKRSVKVADASSEIQERIQQSRWQDISVDRFKAISPSSNISSSIRPHFETSSQSQVLPEDSVSHGDNTENRLCKEHVPKKVGSVRNTGVMEDKLKKDKGRKGREQFTTSNGNFTNVLDNNFSDDESTRTEKLNSDSLLLSKKSHEQPTIFLTNEKSEDMRSKMFPLQTTESYGQFMRSQNLDQEEKINTSNGVHVDAACHKDVNVNVSSFIDNSELKAEVERLREELREAAALEASMYSVIAEHGSSNKVHAPARRLSRFYFHARRVGSPAKIASAAQSVVSGFVLVSKACGNDVPRLTFWFSNLLLLRAIVSKGVENKDLGNGPCLNGECYVNGSTSHDKERENTEEQFHGWLEPETFLVALEKVEAWMFSRIIESVWWQTLTPYMQSAAAKSSSSRKTYAKRYTIGDQDQGNFSIDLWKRAFKDACERLCPLRGGGLECGCLHLISRMVMEQLVNRLDVAMFNAILRESADEMPTDPISDPISDSKVLPIASGKSGFGAGAQLKNAVGDWSRWLSDLFGIDDCDSLEDNNENDFIKYEYSFKPFPLLNTLSDLMMLPFEMLADRSMRKEVCPRLGISLIRQVIDNFVPDEFTPGPVPNAVIETLNNEDIADDEGSITSFPCSAGSTSYAPPPASSVVSMLKEVGTPSLKSASFMLKKLYTSDDELDELDSPLSALGMDDSKKMFAVVKEGRKVVRYELLKEVWKSSE; this is encoded by the exons ATGGTTTTGGGAATAAGAACAAAGAGTAGAAAAACTGTATCAAATTCAATCCAAGTTCATTACATTATCCATGTTTATGAGATCAAACCATGGCCACCTTCACAATCACTCAGGTCTCTTCAATCTCTGCTTTTGCAATGGCAAAACGGTGACCGAAACTCCGGCTCTCTACCCTCCTCCACTGTTGGCGATGGGAAAATCGAGTTTAATGAACCTTTCAAGCTTTCCGTATCTATGTTGAAGAAGGAAAAGAAACGCGAGAGTTTTAAGAAAAATCATTTGGAGTTTCAGTTGTATGATAGGACAGTGAAGAGCCAGCTTATAGGATCAGCCACCTTGAACTTTGCGGATTTTGGAATTATTGAGGAAACTAAAGCCATTTGTTTTCAGTTGAATTGTAAGAAGAGTTTCAAGAGCTCGGTGCAACCGTTGATGTATGTTAGTATTCAGCCGTTTGATGTAGAGTGTTCCAGCTCTTCACCTAGCAGCAGCTTGTCCAAAGAATTGTCAATGGAGAAGGAAGAGAGGGAATCTGTATCACAgtcaattaatgatgatgatgacaACGACAATGATGATCTTGAAATTGCCTCTTTTACTGATGATGAAACGGATGACATTGCTTCAAATAATTTGCAAACTATCAGATCGGCTTCCAAGGATACCAGAG GCAGTGGCGAAATTGGTGAAGGAGGATCAAAGGGAGCTAATGGAGAAGGTATTCTACCCTCAGAAATTATTACTTCTAGCTTACATGTAAACACAAAGGCGGGATCACCCTCACATATCAATGACATCAAATCTCCCTCTTCGTCTCCGGTTCTAGGCACGGGTGTCGGAAATGTTGAAAATGGTAGCCCTTCTTCACCTAAAATTTCTAAGAGAAGTGTCAAGGTTGCTGATGCAAGTTCTGAAAAACAAGAAAGGATTCAACAATCTCCCTCTTCATCTCCGGTTCTTCGCTCGGGTATCGGAAATGTTGAAAATGATAGGCCTTCTTTACCAGAAATTTCTAAGAGAAGTGTCAAGGTTGCTGATGCAAGTTCTGAAATTCAAGAAAGGATTCAACAATCTCCCTCTTCGTCTCCGGTTCTTCGCTCGGGTATCGGAAATGTTGAAAGTGGTAGGCCTTCTTTACCAGAAATTTCTAAGAGAAGTGTCAAG GTTGCTGATGCAAGTTCTGAAATTCAAGAAAGGATTCAACCATCTCCCTCTTCGTCTCCGGTTCTACACCCGGGCATCGGAAATGTTGAAAATGGTAGGCCTTCTTTACCAGAAATTTCTATGAGAAGTGTCAAGGTTGCTGATGCAAGTTCTGAAATTCAAGAAAGGATTCAACCATATCCCTCTTCGTCTCCGGGTCTACGCCTGGGTATTGGAAATGTTGAAAATGGTAGGCCTTCTTCACCTAAAATTTCTAAGAGAAGTGTCAAGGTTGCTGATGCAAGTTCTGAAATTCAAGAAAGGATTCAACAATCCCGTTGGCAAGATATTTCTGTTGATAGGTTCAAAGCCATATCTCCATCTTCAAACATTTCATCTAGTATCAGACCACACTTTGAAACATCTTCCCAATCTCAAGTGCTTCCAGAGGATAGTGTAAGCCACGGCGATAACACAGAAAACAGGCTATGTAAAGAACATGTTCCCAAGAAGGTTGGCAGTGTTAGAAACACTGGTGTGATGGAGGACAAATTGAAAAAGGACAAGGGAAGAAAAGGACGAGAACAGTTTACTACGAGTAATGGAAATTTCACAAATGTGCTTGACAATAATTTTTCAGATGATGAATCTACAAGAACAGAAAAATTAAATAGTGATTCTCTTCTGCTAAGTAAAAAATCACATGAACAACCAACAATTTTTTTGACAAATGAGAAATCAGAGGATATGAGAAGTAAAATGTTTCCTTTACAAACTACTGAGAGCTATGGGCAGTTCATGAGGAGTCAGAACCTAGATCAGGAAGAGAAAATAAATACTTCTAATGGTGTTCATGTTGATGCTGCTTGTCATAAAGATGTTAATGTGAATGTTAGTTCTTTTATTGATAATTCTGAATTGAAGGCTGAAGTTGAACGGCTTCGTGAAGAGCTGAGAGAAGCTGCTGCTCTTGAAGCTTCAATGTACTCAGTTATTGCTGAACATGGCTCATCAAACAAGGTTCATGCACCTGCTCGGCGCTTGTCTAGATTCTATTTCCATGCTCGCAGAGTTGGCTCCCCTGCTAAAATAGCTAGTGCAGCCCAGAGCGTTGTCTCTGGATTTGTTTTGGTTTCTAAAGCATGTGGAAATGATGTTCCAAG GTTGACATTCTGGTTCTCAAACCTACTATTGCTAAGAGCAATTGTGAGCAAAGGAGTTGAAAATAAAGACCTTGGTAATGGTCCGTGTCTCAATGGTGAATGTTATGTAAATGGTTCCACATCTCATGACAAAGAAAGAGAAAATACAGAAGAACAATTTCATGGCTGGCTGGAGCCAGAGACATTTTTAGTTGCATTGGAAAAGGTTGAAGCATGGATGTTCTCTCGAATTATTGAGTCAGTGTGGTGGCAG ACTCTGACTCCATACATGCAGTCTGCAGCAGCTAAGAGCTCTAGCTCTAGGAAAACCTATGCTAAGAGATATACTATTGGTGATCAAGATCAAGGAAACTTTTCTATTGATTTATGGAAAAGAGCTTTCAAGGATGCGTGTGAAAGGCTTTGTCCTCTTCGAGGTGGAGGGCTTGAGTGTGGCTGCTTGCATTTGATATCTAGAATG GTGATGGAACAATTGGTTAATAGACTTGATGTGGCGATGTTCAATGCTATTCTTCGGGAATCAGCCGATGAAATGCCCACCGATCCTATATCTGACCCTATTAGTGATTCTAAGGTTCTTCCTATTGCATCTGGAAAATCAGGTTTTGGCGCTGGTGCGCAACTAAAGAATGCT GTTGGTGACTGGTCAAGATGGCTTTCAGATTTGTTTGGCATTGATGATTGTGACTCTCTTGAAGATAACAATGAAAATGATTTCATAAAATATGAATATTCCTTCAAACCTTTCCCTCTCCTGAACACGTTGAGTGATCTAATGATGCTTCCTTTCGAAATGCTTGCGGACAGATCAATGAGAAAAGAG GTATGTCCTAGATTAGGCATATCATTGATAAGACAGGTCATCGACAATTTTGTCCCCGATGAGTTCACCCCTGGACCTGTCCCGAATGCTGTTATCGAGACCTTGAACAATGAG GATATTGCAGATGATGAAGGGTCCATCACAAGCTTTCCATGCAGTGCTGGTTCCACATCCTACGCACCTCCCCCAGCTTCTTCAGTTGTGAGCATGCTAAAAGAAGTGGGAACCCCTTCACTAAAAAGTGCATCATTTATGCTTAAAAAGTTATACACAAGTGACGATGAACTTGATGAATTAGATTCACCACTTTCTGCTCTTGGCATGGACGACTCTAAGAAAATGTTTGCAGTAGTAAAGGAAGGTCGTAAGGTTGTCCGATATGAGCTTTTGAAAGAAGTATGGAAGAGTAGTGAATGA